Genomic DNA from Gossypium hirsutum isolate 1008001.06 chromosome A01, Gossypium_hirsutum_v2.1, whole genome shotgun sequence:
ATAATACCAGTTCGTATTCATTCACGGATCAAAATGGCAATGGTCGTACTAGTATTGTTTCTCTTTGAGAAGGTAgactacttatatatatatatacatacatatatatatttaaggctGAGCTTGTACTATAGTATGCAAAATGTGGAAAATGTAAGCCAAATTATAGGGAAACAAAAATGGCAGATATTTCACATGTTATAGCATCATTTTTCCATGACAAAATTTTCAGTTCTCACATACGAAGGCATTAATGAGGGATGAAATTGAATTCAAACTGAAATGGTAGCCAGAGTTTTGGTTCTATTTGGCTAAAATTAATGACAAAGTTGACAATGTTATGCTCTGGAGGGACCATATATATTTCTTTTGTACCAAAAAGCATAGTTAATCAAAAGAAATAGACAATAATAAAGTAATTGATTTAAACTGCTTTTTCAAAGTTCAAAATATGCTTTTTACTctacataaatttcaaatttagtccctatacttttatttgaaatttagtccctgaacttaacagttggacttaaattttaatatttaaaaaatagaaaaactagggtattatttgataaaatgttaaaaaaatccaatcaaaaaaattaatactttAGCAAAGAGTACAGTAAAATGGGGTTGTAGAGATTATTTTTAAGGTTTAAGACCTTGAAGAGTATGGGCCAGCTTTTGAGTGTTGATTCAATGAcactattttagttttttaagatGTAAAAGAAAAGCCCAAAGTAAAGATGGACCTAAATATATATACCCAATTCAAACAAGGGTTCTTATCGATGCCTGTCGAGTTAAGTGGTAAAGAGATCAATGTTTTTTACGAAaaatttcaagttcaaattcCATGAATGAAGAACACATTATTGAAAGAGTTTAATCTCCGTTTAAAAATCTAACCCAATTTGATTTaagattttatatattaaaatctaATGTAATTATTGAATATCGAAAAATCTAGAATAAAAAATTGCAAATCCCAATCCATATCAAAGCCACCATGATTAATTACATGTactaaattgtaattattttcatttattttctactAAAAAACTATATGTAACTAAGGGTTAATTGCGTTTTGATGCCATCAAACTATAATCTCAGTTTCGAATTGgtcccaaattttaaaattttaaaatttaagtcttttaacaattacaaattaatataatagtaaattaatattttcttatatttgtctcaaaaataaattttatttagcgaaaaatgatttattaatcaatgaaaaataaacaattttacTATAAATTACATTTCCTTTTTGAAAAGCATAAGACAATTTATAAAAACagctctccctttttttttctaagaatgtaatttatcaaaaataaataaatttttattttttgaaaatattaaaatattgtattgaATATTGTAAatcttaatattattaaatagacatttatatttaataacataaaataattaatatttttattattttaataaaattaattaataataattttaaattctaaacaatattattaatattttgtactaatattttaataatataaatatgagtatttgttgtataaaaaaataaaagtatttgtTTAAATCGTTCCTAACTTCATTTATACATCGAACTAGTTTTGATATACTATTATCCACTTTCATGTATGTAACttcaaatttaagtttaatttaagcGTCGGTAACATATAATAAGAGATAGTCCGGATTATTTTGAactgataaaaaataaaataaaatttgaaaaaattggaatttttttattattttaacaaaagtttggattttttttcattatgttatgactttttgtaaataaaatttcttaattttgtaattcttatttttaaattttatacgtTTTAAATTACCAAATTCATACGTACCAAAATGTAAAACAAAATTCTAACAGGGgccaatttgaaattcaaaagAAATGAAAGGGCTATTcgtggaaaaaaagaagaaagaacacTTCAATGGCACAGCATTTCGCACCATCTAGAGACCGCTCCAAATTAAAGCTCCAAAATTTCCCCGCAAACcaaaaaaatccattttttttaaaaaagggaaaaagatccACCTCGAaattcaccaccaccaccaccaccaccaccaccaccaccaccggaGACGCCGTCGTTTGTCACGCCGGCGTTTCCGCCAATCTGTCCGAACAttacttatataaaaaaatttacaacgaAAAGCCATGAAGCGAGGCTTCAGCTTTTCTGTAACCGTTGTCGTATCGGCCATCGTTTTCATTTACTTTTGTACGGTCTTCGTTTTCATTGATCGTTGGTTTGGTCTAATGACCTCACCTGGTATCATGAACGCCATCGCTTTTACCGGTGTTGCCTTCATGTGTGTCTTAAATTACGCCTATGCCATCTTGGCGGATCCGGGTCGGGTCCCATCTTCTTTCATGCCCGACATTGAAGATCCTGAAGTTCCTATCCATGAGATCAAACGCAAGGTACGcttaaaagagaaaagaaagattgCAGATTTCTATTCTTTGCTATGTCTGCTAAggtttgatttttggttttttttttgggtaataATTTcgatgaattttgaattttttaatgaaaatattaatttctCCAATTTGGTTTTGTTAGAAATGAAGAGATTAATGTTGgggttcttttatttttctcgatTATTGCGTGCAAATTAGCAATTTTTGCATAtggggagaaaaaaaaaaggatcttTAGGGGTTGAATTATGCCTAGATTTGGtgaaagttttgaaattttggattATTGAGATctgtataattaatttatattcttCATACTGTGTCAAAGATGCCAACAAAAAATAGATGAACAAAATGCATTGTCAAGAGGCTGTTCTAATCTATGAtgaattgatgatctattcggAAAATCAAGTAAAAATAATCTGTCCATTAGTGTGTTTAAAAAAAGCATTGTAAAATTAATGCCCTTTAGCTGCACTGTATTCATAGTTAAGCTTATGTCATTGTCGCATGTTTGTACATTTGATCTATTATCGTAATGAATTCTGCTATGTGTTATTTCATAGTTAATCATAAATGAGAGTGTTATTCTGGCGCTGCATCATTGGTGTAATGTTGACGCTCCGGCAGTGAACCGGTACTTTTATTGTCATAATCCACGGAACAATTGTCATCTTCTGTCATGTTGTAATTCCTAATTTGTCAAAATGGATAACTTAAAAGCATACGTTGACGTAATTGTGCATCACGATTGATCTCACATTTTAACAATAACTTGGAACCAAAACAATTGAGTTTGTCGTGTTTGGGAGGTCAATAGACTTATGTTTTTATTGCATAGCTTTTATCTTGTTCCATCTATTTCTAGGTTGTGACCTTTGTTCAGGATGTTTTTCTAGGGAGGGGACTTGAGATTTTGCCAAAAGTGTTCTTGTTTTAAGCCTCCTCGTGCACATCACTGTCGTGTTTGCAAAAGATGCATTCTGAGAATGGTACGTGCAAATCTATTTTGTCGTTCTTTCATGTCTCGAATGCCCTCAATAATAACGTGCTAAAACCGCTCTTATTGATTTATAAGGATCACCATTGCAATTGGATAAATAATTGTGTCGGCCACGCCAACTACAAGGTTTTCTTCGTCTTCGTTGTATATGCCGTGATTGCTTGCATCTATTCCCTGGTATGCCATATCGAAATAAACATATGTGTTTCCCCTTTGATCGAAACTGTTTGGTCCTTTTCTCATTTTGGTtctcttaaatttcagattttacTAGTGGGGAGCCTAATGAACGATTCCCAGAATGATAAGCAGCACAGTGCAGATACTTTCAGAGTCGCATATGTAATGTCATCGGTTACCGACCTTTTAGAGCTAGAATTTAATGTATTCGTGTAATGCTTATCGCTTATCATTTTCAGGTTATTTCTGGACTGTTGCTAGTCCCCTTAAGTGTAGCTTTAAGTGTTCTCTTGGGTTGGCATATCTACCTTATTTTGCAAAATAAGACCACAATTGAggtaattaaaaacatttattctgtATTTTGCTCATTGCTACTTGCCTTTGGCATTTAGAACGATTTGTTTACGGTAAAAGTATCAAGGAAGCCCttgtactaggagtcagattgcattttgccccctctacttaaaaaatgggcaatgtacattagatcaaagagcaaattggtcctttctATTAAAAACTGGCATGGTTGACAGAATAACCAAACAGTGACATGTAGCATGCTACGTGTACCTCATGTCAACATACATGAATCAGTTTTTAAccgtagaaatggatgaaatttttaatagaagtactagtttgctctttaatttaatttacagggctaatttgctcattttttgagtaaatgaagcaaaatgcaatccgactctTAGTATAGGGGCCTCCGTGGtacttttacctttttttttacttttccttgattttttaaaaattaaatcggCAGTATCACGAAGGGGTGAGAGCTATGTGGCTCGCGGAGAAAGGAGGGACTGTCTATAAGCATCCGTATGATCTTGGTGCCTACGAAAATCTAACAACGGTAATATCCATTAACTCGGTTCATTCGTTGCCTTATTCTGTTTTCTCATTAATTTTTATGGTTATAGCTCATATTTTCATCTGTTGCCATCTGAATTATTTTAGGTATTGGGTCCAAGTATCTTCTGCTGGATATGCCCATTTTCAAGACACATAGGTAACGGTCTTCGTTTTCGAACTGCTTACGATAGAGTATCTACTTCATCAACATCAAAATGACAtatcacttcttttttttcctttacatTGCCTTGGCAATAACGAATTTTTCGATGCTTGAGGGATTGATAAATGCTTACCATATGATACCCTTTTTAAGTTATCCTACCACACAGATGCCGTCACCTTGCGAAAAAGACCATTACCGTCGTTACAACAACCGATAATCGTCAAGGATGAGAAAAAAGGGTCCTGTAAGTTGACAGTTAAACCAGGCAAAGCAGTACTAAATTTAGAAATAGGATTTGATGGGGTTTTACTCttctttttgtttcggtttttccCTTCTCTTACCCTTTACCCTTTTTGGAGCTTATGGTTTGTGTAGGTGGTTTAATGGTAGGTTTTGTAATTTGACACCTTGTTCATAAAGAAGGCATCATTGTAGAAGTGATCATATGCAAATCAATAGGCAACAAAGTGTATCAATCATGTAAAAGAACTGTAAAATCCTTTTTAACACTAATAAAAATTTCTTAAGgtgtttttcttttctcaatGGAATTTCTCCTCTTCTTATCTATTCAATTCTCGGGCCATTTCGGGTTTGGGTTATTCAAGTTTTTCAGTTGGGTTTTTTTTATCATTCACCCTGGTTTTTTGAGTCGGGTTATTTAAGGTCTGATTAGTGATTTCAAGCAATAATTCGATAATCAATACGGTGGATTAGTACTCATCGATGAGTAGAAGAATATTTCTTAAATTCAATATGATTTGACGGATTATAGCTTGCAATGATGTTTTGAATGATGTTTTGAACTTTGGGCAGTGTAGTTTAGGAGCAAGAAATTACATAACTTTTATTTGCAGCAAATAAGTAATGATAACAGCTTAAACTTAATTATTACAAACAAaccattattaaaattaaaccaaAGACAAATCCATCAGATGTTTACACCTCAACTGCTGTTTTATGCCctcaaaacataacaaaacaaCCTAATCGATAGACTCAATTCCACAATGGCGTGAAATTAAAGTTACAATGAAGAAATGTAGGCGACTCATAATTGATAGACTCAAAAACGATGACCAAAAAGTGAATGACATGGTTACTTTGTATAGCTATAGAGCGATTCGGAACGGTAACGGTAGCGCGGAATCAATGTTGCAGAAGATCAGTAATGGTTACTCGATATCAACACCATGGAAGATCGGACGGTGGTGGTTGCAGCTTCTGATTCGGTTCCGGACCATCCAACACTATCCATGCCATTTTCAGTCCCCAGCTTGTATGAACATCTAAGTGACAGTGCATGAACCACACCCCTGTTTATAGTTTTTAACATGATTCCACAAATCAGAAGAAAAGAAGCAACAAATTTTTGCATGTTCATGAAATTACGTAcgtaaataaaattttcaattttgattttagcTAAGAGGTAAAagctagaaatttattttaagggactaagaatgaataataaatttttagagagttgaaagtataattttatcattatattaacttGTAGTTTTTACCATTTCTATTGAGGGGGCATGGCCATTGCATGCCCTTTATTTTGCCCGTCTAAACTCAAATTCAACCCAACtcgatttaattataaaacgTTAATAACCTAAATCAATTCAACTCAAACTCAAATTGACttgaattcaaaataatttaaacttgaaatgatcaaaactcaaaattattaaaacttaCAATATTTGGACTCGTAATGatccaattcaaaaattcaagcttcAAACCCAAAATGATTGAACTCAAAAAGATCAGGATATTAAACAActcaaactcaaatttaaattaatcaactCGAATTTAAAGCCTGAAATGACTTGATTTGATcgtaaaaacttaaataatttgataattcgaatttgtccaaaataaaactaaaaattgacCCAAATTCAAAAAACCCAACTAATAATTTAAAATGACTCaaacaaataaagtaaaatgatCGAGCCATAAAAAGATCTGAACTTATAATGATCAGCCTTGAAAAAGCTTGAATCACCCAAATTTAAAATGATCTAAACCTACAATCtccaaataaacatgaaaattttataacccgAATTGATCCGAAAACAAGTTATTTACCTGGGTTGTCTGCTAAGAACCGAATGGCTATCCAACCACCGGCAGGCACACCGGCCGTATTCCGTTCCATCGGGTCAACAAGATTGAACTTCGCCGGATCCTTAACCGGATCAAAGTTCCCAAACCCTTGTCCaacaacaaagaaattgaaaCCATGAAGATGCAATGGATGACTCTCAGCACCAAGAATGCTGGTATCCTGCATCACTAGCTCCACACTCGTATTAAACGGCAACACCACCGTACGAGTCCCATTCATCACATTCGTATTATTCGGTGCAATCCCTGTATAATTAAACGGAACCATCGGTTCCACCGGAAAATCCGTCGTGTAAACACCATTCGATTGTCCAAAATAATAAGCTTGAAGAATTGCCACCGAAGGTAACGTAAACGACACGTTGTTAACCGAAGCTGCAAACTTAGTTGAATTGGTAGGACCTTGACAAGTTGTGTTCTTAGGACAAGGACTTGTCCCAAGTCCAACAGTGAAAAAAAACCTCTTGTCCACTGTTTTAGGTACGTTTGCAGGGAATTCGTAATTGGCTAAGCTACGAAATTTCATTGTAAAATTTGAAACAAACTGTGTGTCGTTAATTTGTGGGagatttggttgaattaaagtgAGGTTTTTGAATGGTTTTTTAAATGGGTGTTCATATTCAAGGATGCCCATAGTGGTGGAGTTATCAAATGTGCCTTGACCGGGGGAGTATGGTCTAGCGGCTATGAGGAATTTGGAATTGGGGTATTCAGGTTTGGTTTTTAATAGAACGTTTGCGGTTTGGCCCGGGGTGATTAGGAGTTTATCGGTGTCGAACGCTTTTGTGTATATCGCGTCGCCTTCGACTACCGTTAATGTGTGGTTGGCTATGGTGAAGAAGAGCTCGTCGTTGAGTGCAGCGTTGATTAGTCTTAAGAGATATGTTTTCCCTGGCTTCACTTTTAGCTTGTATGTATCTGCAAATGATTATGTAGACACAATCATGTtaaacatgttacaaatttaccTTAAATGTTGTTATAAACTTGCTAAAGCTAGCTAGGAATCCAATCTGTTTCGAGCTGTCACTCTCATCTAAGGCTTCTCAGGGAGATCCCTCGGCTAGCAACTTGCTTGACAGAGCCGAAGTTAGGATATTGCTTTGGAGCCAAAAATCAATAACAAATTTTGGGAGTCAAAAGTGAAAATTTCCCATTATATTAActtgtgattttataaaaactaaaGGGATTATAAAGCTAATTTACCATTTTTGGGGCTGCCTTGACTAGCGGACTCATTTATTAATCGTAGGTGTAAATAGATTATCCCGAACACATCTTAGCGCCACCCAACCTAAACCTAAGAATAATGGTAGAGGGTTGGCAAGGCCTCACCCCCTAAAATGGGAAAATTCATTTTTGAccctttaaaatttattatagtttaagttattatatgataaaatttatacttttacccctccttaaaataataaaattttaatttagtccttttaaaattaaaaagaaataagttattaaaatgaaaaatttacattttaactctcataaaaatatataatttacttctactccaaaaaaaatttctaattttgctCCTACCTAAATCTATTATGTCATGTCACATGTCTCTAATCCGCCAATGCTAACTCGACACATAATGCCTCGAGATAATAACAATAAACTTTTAAGGTACAAGAGCCGAAGGAGAGCACTAGCTTACCCGCTATCTTCATCTTTCTTGCCAAACCTAAATCTCCTTTTTTTCTCCTCAACCATTACTCTAACCATCTATATTAACGACTCTTCACCCTATCCTAAACAGGGTGAACCGACCATATCTGCCACCATCCCGTGTATCAACAAAACTTATAATGCATTAAACTCATACCTTTAGAAGAACAATTGTAGAGTAACCCAGGAAGGCCATTGATAGTATAAGCATCTGAAACATTGGGTCCACCTCCTGTTTTGAGTGCTTGGCTAATTATAGCTTCCGGGTCTACGTTGAACCACTCTCCTGAAACCccaaattcaaacatataaacatacatatatatattggttttAGAAAACACGAATACTTTTTAACTTAATAtgcaaatttattttcttttcgacCTACCTAGTATGATGGTGACTTCTTTCTGGGGTTTCTGAAATGGGTAAGATTGATTGTGCTTTGGGAGGATGATAATAGGTCCATGGATTGTTGCTCTTAACCATGAAAAGTGAGCATGCCATAAGAGGGTTCCTCTTTGTCCTGTGATTGTGAAATTGTATATGTATGATTGATTTGTTTGAATTGGACATTGTGTTACGTATGAAGGTCCATCTGACCATCCTGTCGTAAGTTGTCGAATTCCATGCCTGTTCCATATAATAAAACAATACAGATCAATATTTAAAATTCGTTGATTTATTCGtctaaacttaaaaattggtTCAATATTTAAGCAAActaaggtaaaaaaaattatatacgaaCAATGAGCTTGAATAAAAGGACTTAGTCAATTAATCTCTAATGTTCAAGGTTCGAGCTTAGCTGACATGTATTTTTATATAACGCAATGGatataatatgaaaatttagTATATTATgctataaaaatatacatattaaaaGGTATGCTAAATTGTTTGTGtagaaatttaataaaaggaatatatttataacattagtaaaagaaacatatataattattaaattttactctttcttaaatttagaatttagtccttatacttttattttcaggaatttaatctctctacttttcatatcaaaattcaactccATTTGTTAACACtgttatttttttttggtaaatatgttagtgtgacattttaaaataaaaaaatattcacttggtagcaatgtaactaaaaaaatgatattataacgaacctgaatttaacaaaataatcttaacaatgttaatagttagacctaaattttgaaatatgaaaagtagaAGGATTATTCCTCAAAtaaaagtatatagattaaatttcaaatttgggatacctatgatatattttaacctaCAAATATTAAACAAAAGTAATATGGACAGATTTGGGAGGAAAATTTTGATGCTCATAATTCGAGCCGAAAACTTTAAACAATTATGTAAATTAATATCATTCATGGATTGACCTAGTCGAGCTATGAAcaccactatatatatatatatatgataatatgaaAGTTTACGTACCAATGAATGCTAACATTGTTTGCAACATGGTTAACCACTTTAACAATGACTCGATCACCTTCTCGAGCCACTAATGGTGGCCCTGGGTACCGTCGGTTCACACTCAGAATGGTCCTCGTATGACACAGTCTCGTAACATTATGATATCGAATCTTAACCattcaaaaaaaacaaaaaccatcagcttcaaattcaaaaataaccatacatacatacatacatacatatatatacatacattgaATGTATAGTGCCTAGTTTCCCCTTCAGCATTTCCCATCAATAAAacaaagaatgaaataaaaaacatCGCCATTGAAGAAAGATGTGAAGTTGTTGCCATTTTTGGTTCAGCAGATGATTTGGTGACGAAACAGCTGCAAATGTGTAATAAAAAGGGccgaatatatgtgtatatatatagggTTATGATGATTGATCAAATTAGGTAGCACCTTAAgactttgatatatatattttcatgatTGATGAGTTTAAGATTGACCActggaaaaacaaaaattggtcAGCTTTGGTGTTGGTCGAGCTGAATTTTAGAGTGTTGATGAAGTAAGAAATTTCTCCTGACCCTTTTATTATAGCGACTTTTTTACTTAACACGTGAATTAAGGTGGTAACCTCATTTTTTTGATAAAGGTGAAGTTAATAAAAACCTTTTTATGAGGGtcgaaattgaattataaatttttacggggaaacaaaataaaattttataccattgtcaGTTTTTAGAAAGATTATAtcaaattgtattattttttaaagactaaaatataattttaccatatattaacatataaatttattacttTCAAAGGATCTAAAGTATAAATTTCTCATCTTAGAGAGTCGTCGCCACTAGGTTTAAGTTTTACCAGCAATTTCATTTAAGTATTACTTTCGCTATTGCATAAAATGGGTGACATGATtcaaaaaatttatcattttgtcgattgagttttagttcgattgaCATGGGTTTTGTTGTCAATACAGGAGGATTTGGGTTCGAGTGTGTTAAAGCGCactatcctcctatttatgggttggatggaggctatgagtagttctaggcattgtatcaaaaagaataGTTATGATTGatcatttttcttcttgttttaagTATTAGAAAGTTCTTCACAAGGATCGCAAAGTAggtgaaaatttttcattttagtccctctaaaaaaaactaaattataaaattgtactttagtcccttgaaatgataaattttcaatttaatttccttctaaaatttgaaataattaattaattaatataatgacAAAATTATATTTGACctcctcaaaattttaaaattcaattttagcCCTAAAATAAGTCTGGCTTTGTCCCTAATTCTTCACTTAAGTAATAAAGATGCATGTTTCAGAACCGAATTGGTGGTCGAACTAGCTAGACCACCGATTCAACTAGTTCAACCGATTTGTCCGATTCaagtaaataaatcatttaaaattcataaattaaaaacaaaatcagTTTTTCGTCTGctttaaccaatccatacctattCTTGACTCAATCAGTCTAATGTCTTTCTCCGAACCGATATCCCAATCGATTCCCAATCCAATTGGCCCAACCAACCAATCCGGACaagatttttgcattttttttcaaaGCTTTCAATGCATAAATGAAACTTGAAAGCTACCAATTTCCTTAATGAATTCAATATCTATGACTTTTGCAACTTGattatgtatttctttttaattaacgTAAATAATAGCCAAAATAAGTtctagaaattaaagaaaattcaaCCTTGGCATTAACAAGCAATGGCATGTATTGGAGAAGCTCAATTAGTTGTAGGTATAGGTGCCCTTTGTTACCGTATTTTGAAGGTATTTCCTACTACTTCCCTTTGTTTCTAAATTTCTCTTTTAGACCCTCAAATTGGACCGACCTCAACTATTTTGGCTTCCAAACTAAGGCAAAATTATATTCTCAccttattattaaatgatttccATGTAAAGCAAGCTTTTGTTTAATTATATTGCTAAACATCAACTTCATTAGTTTTACACAACTAGGGTTTTATTAGAATAAATTAGATTAGGCTAAAAAATTCGATATTTCAATTCGAGTGTGTATGTCAGATATAAATTCTAATCTTTTTAATGTAGTTAGAAGGTAACATGATCCGAAATGTGTTAGGTATAGCCAGTGGCAGATCTTGGGATTATGTTTGGAGggcctaattaaaatttttgaagggTAACATGATCCGAAATGTGTTAGGTATAGCTAGTGGCAGATCTTGGGATTATGTATCCGAAATGTGTTAGGTATAGCTAGTGGCAGATCTTGGGATTATGTTTGGAGggcctaattaaaatttttgaaggcTAACATGATCCGAAATGTGTTAGGTATAGCTAGTGGCAGATCTTGGGATTATGTTTGGAGggcctaattaaaatttttaaaaaatttaggagtttaatgagaattctttaataaaattgaggtctatttaaatttttttaaaatattgtgaGATTAATGAGagcttaattaaaaattaagaaaaattaaaaggcaTAATAAGAATTTCTGAAAATTTGGGCGCCTCCATTACAGTCCACCCTTGGATATAGACTTATCAATTTTTATATGATCTCGAAAACTTAACCCGATTAATTGAATCAAATTCCAGTTCAATTCAG
This window encodes:
- the LOC107958002 gene encoding probable protein S-acyltransferase 16; this encodes MKRGFSFSVTVVVSAIVFIYFCTVFVFIDRWFGLMTSPGIMNAIAFTGVAFMCVLNYAYAILADPGRVPSSFMPDIEDPEVPIHEIKRKGGDLRFCQKCSCFKPPRAHHCRVCKRCILRMDHHCNWINNCVGHANYKVFFVFVVYAVIACIYSLILLVGSLMNDSQNDKQHSADTFRVAYVISGLLLVPLSVALSVLLGWHIYLILQNKTTIEYHEGVRAMWLAEKGGTVYKHPYDLGAYENLTTVLGPSIFCWICPFSRHIGNGLRFRTAYDRVSTSSTSK
- the LOC107958003 gene encoding laccase-17, yielding MATTSHLSSMAMFFISFFVLLMGNAEGETRHYTFNIRYHNVTRLCHTRTILSVNRRYPGPPLVAREGDRVIVKVVNHVANNVSIHWHGIRQLTTGWSDGPSYVTQCPIQTNQSYIYNFTITGQRGTLLWHAHFSWLRATIHGPIIILPKHNQSYPFQKPQKEVTIILGEWFNVDPEAIISQALKTGGGPNVSDAYTINGLPGLLYNCSSKDTYKLKVKPGKTYLLRLINAALNDELFFTIANHTLTVVEGDAIYTKAFDTDKLLITPGQTANVLLKTKPEYPNSKFLIAARPYSPGQGTFDNSTTMGILEYEHPFKKPFKNLTLIQPNLPQINDTQFVSNFTMKFRSLANYEFPANVPKTVDKRFFFTVGLGTSPCPKNTTCQGPTNSTKFAASVNNVSFTLPSVAILQAYYFGQSNGVYTTDFPVEPMVPFNYTGIAPNNTNVMNGTRTVVLPFNTSVELVMQDTSILGAESHPLHLHGFNFFVVGQGFGNFDPVKDPAKFNLVDPMERNTAGVPAGGWIAIRFLADNPGVWFMHCHLDVHTSWGLKMAWIVLDGPEPNQKLQPPPSDLPWC